The Pseudarthrobacter defluvii DNA window GAGCCTGCCTTGTCCGCGGCTGCCGCGTTCGGTGACGGCGGCAGGGCGCACGTACGCGTGGGAGGTTCCCAGTTCGCCGTGCAGTTCCCACAGCAGGTCCACCAGGTCGTCGTGAGACCCCAGCCGTTCCACCAGGGGGCGGTAACGGGCGTGGATGGACTCCCAGTCCTGGCCGGCCATGTCCTCGGTCCAGAAGAAGTCGCGCTGCAGGCGCCAGGCCTCGTCGAACGCCTGTCCCCAGACGCTCAGGGGATCCATCAGGACACGGATCCGGCCCAGGTCCACTTTGACCACCTTGCCGGATTCCTCATCTGCCTTGGCATCCGACGGAACCACGGTCACCTGCTTGTCGGCAACGAGCACCACTTTGCTGCGGTCGCCGGAGAGGCGGTAGCTGTCCACGGCGTCCACGAGGGTCGCCTGCTTGCGCCGCGCGATGTCGTACCGGACCAGGCTGGGACGGGCGTCCTTGTCCTCCTGGCTGGCCTTCCCGTCGCCGGTTACGCCGGCCAGGACCGAGTCGAGCCAGAGGAGTGCACCGTCAACGGCTTCCAGCGAGCTGTAGTTGCCCTGCGGAACAGGCACACCGATCACGCGGTGGGCCAGGCCCTCCGCATCCACCGTAACGGCAGGCACGGCACTGTCCCCGGCCTCGTCTGCGTCCGTGGGTTTTGCGTCCGCACCGGCGTCCGGTTCCGCGCCCGCGGGATCAACCGAAGGGCCAAAGGGCGACGGCGTCTCAGCCGTCAGTGCCACCAGGTACGGCTTGATGGGGCTGGGGAAGGAGAGGTCGAACGAGTGCCCGTCATACACGGGGTCGAAGCTGCGGTTGGACAGGAAGGCGAGGAATTTCCCGTCCGGCGTGAATGCCGGTGAGGCATCGCGGAAGCGGCCGTCAGTGACGTCCACGGGTTCGGCGTCGAGCCGGTCCACGGTGGCCAGGCGCAGCCGGCTGCGCGAACCGAAGGACGTGACCGGCTCCGACCACGCGAGCCAGCGTGAGTCCGCCGACCACGCCAGTTCGGAGATGCTGCCTTCTCCGATGCTGGCCACCTGGCGAAGGTCACCGTTGCCCGTGTCCATCACGTACACGTCGCCGAACGACGTCCCGAGGGCTACCCACCGGCCGTCCGGGCTTGCTTCCAGGGAGCTGGCCCGCGAAGGTGTGGGAACACTGATTCCTGCCGCTGCCGCCGGCGTCTGGGCTTCCGCGCCCGGAGCGCCTGCCTGCGGTGCAACATCAGCCTGCTCGTCGTCCGCGGGAGCATGGGCAGTACTTGCCGCCAGCACCGCGGCCCCGGATGCGGGAACGGGCTGCGGCAGGCTGACCGTTCCCTCCGCCGCCTGGTCCGTGTCCGGGGAACCTGGTGTTTCGGAGACTGCAGTACGTGAAGCGGCGCCGGCCTTGCCCCTTCCTGCTTCTGCCTGGGCAGCGGTGTGCGGGACGGGCGCGGCAATGTCCCTGATGTTCAGCGCTTCAACACCGCCGTGGTCGGCGATATAGGCGATCCGGCCGTCACCGAGGGGCCTGGGAAGCCTGCCACGCACTCCGGGGGTGGCCTCAACGATGCGGGAGGGCCCGTCCTTGTGCCGCAGCCAGTGGATGGTGCCGTGCGTTTCCACGGCGCTGGCGGCACCTGTCGTGTCCGGCACCACGGCGCCAAGGTGCTTGACGGCGTCGAGGAGAGCGGGACGCCTGGTCTGCGAGGCGGAGCCGAGGGTAATGTCCAGCTTGGCCGCTTCCGAGGCGAGGTCCTGGAGGACCCAGAGTTCGCCGGCGGACTCGAAGATCACCCGCTTGCCGTCGGTGGCGGCGTGCCGGACGTAGAAGTCCTGGTGGTCGGTGTGGCGCCGGAGGTCTTGTCCGTCGGGAAGCACCGAGTACAGATTTCCGTAGCCCTCGTGGTCGGAGAGGAAGGCGATCCGGCCGTCCACCCAGAGCGGGTCGGTGAGGTTGCCGTCAAGGTCGGGCAGGAGGCGCTCGAATTCACCATTGCCGTCGCGGTCAATCCACAGCTTCCCGGCCGTTCCACCGCGGTACCGCTTCCACCATGCCGGTTCTCGGGACAGCACGCTTGCCAGCACCACAGGACGCTCATCCCCTACTTCGGGCCCGTACGCCACGGATTCCACCGGACCATAGGGGAGTTCCTGTGCCCAGCCGCCTTCCAGGGGAACACTGTAGGCGTGGGTGTGCCGGCTTTCCGCCTGCCGGAAGGCGCTGGTGACCACAACGGCCCCTCCGGCGGTGAATCCCCTGACCTTTGTGGTGCTGTGGCCAAAGTAGGTGAGCTGCCGGTACCCGCCGCCGTCGACCTGTGCCGACACAACCTCCGGAGCTGTTCCCTGGACCACGGTCCACACCAGCCGCTTGCCGTCCGGGGTGAAACGCGGGTTGCGGGCAGGCAGTTGGAGCGACGAGACACGCCAGGCACGGCCGCCGTCCAGGGGCGCGATCCACACGTCGTCCTCGGCCACGAAGGTGACCAGATCGCCGTGCAAATGCGGGAAACGGAAGTAACTCGAAGAGGTCATCGTTCGATCATAGTCAACCCCTCCCCCGCCCTGCGGGAGGCACACAACCCGCTGTGACGTGGTGTGATGGACCATGCACATTGTCATGGCCGGCGCCTCCGGGCTCATCGGCACCTCCATGTCCGCCGCCTTCCGCGCGGCCGGCCACTCCGTAGTGACCTTGGTCCGGCGCCCGCCTGCCCGTGCAGACGAAGTCCGCTGGGACCCGGTGGCCGGCGTCCTGGAGCCCTCTGCGCTCGCCGGCGCTGACGCCGTGGTCAACCTTTCCGGCGCCGGCATAGGTGACAGGCCATGGACGCGGGGGCGGGTGGAGGAGCTCTTCAGTTCCCGCTTGGGCCCCACCAGGACCCTGGTGCACGCCATGGCGCAAATGGATGCGCCGCCGGCCTCCTTCATCAGCCAGTCGGCGTCCGGTTACTACGGCGACGCCGGAAATACGGTCCTGCGCGAGGACGCACCTGCAGGCTCCGGCACCCTCGCGCAGATCTGCGTCGAGTGGGAGCAGGCGGCACTGGCGGCGCCGGCAAGCGTGCGCGTGGTGCTGCCCCGCACGGGAGTGGTGTTCAGCCGTTCGGGCGGAGCGCTGGGGAAACTGCTACCACTGCTGCGGCTGGGTGTTGGCGGTCCCTTTGGCAACGGACGCCAGTTCTGGCCCTGGGTCACCCTTGCGGATGTTTCCGCCGCCTTCCTTTTCCTCCTGGACTCTCCGGTCTCCGGCCCGGTCAATGTCACCGCACCTGAACAGGCGGACGTCAACACGATTGTGGCGGCGCTGGCCCATGCCCTTCACCGGCCTGCCGTGCTGCGGGTTCCGGCCCCTGTGCTGCGCACGGTGATGCCGGGACTGGGCGAGGAGCTCCTGCTGTACAGCCAGCGGATGGAACCGGCGGTGCTGGCATCCGCCGGCTTCCAGTGGCAGCACGGCAGCCTGGAAGACGCTGCCCGCTGGGTGGCCGCCAAGGACGGCTCCGCCTAGCTGCCCCGGCCACGGGTAGGCCAGGACCCCACACGGCCGGCTCCGCCACCGGTTCACGGGACGGCGAGGACGTCGCTGACCCGCCACTGGCCATCCTTCGAGACCAGGACCAACCGAAGCGCCTGTGGCTGGCTGGGTACCCCCGCGGCAAGCACGGTGTTCCCCGCGTCGACCCTGCGGAAGCCGGAGGTTGCGGACACCACCCGGACGACGGCGAGGTCCGGGGTGGCGCCCTCTTCCGCCGCCACCCCGGAAAGTGTGCTGGCGAACCCGGCCAGGCGGTGCCCGGCGGAACGGAGTGGGGCGGCTATGCGTTCGTCGGCGGCAGCTGCAGCGGAGCCGGGCACGTTCACGTCGTCGAGCAGCTCCAGCCTGCCGCTGCTGAACGCATAATCCCGCAGCGATGCAAGGCCCTGCACGGCAACGGCGGGATCAGCTGCCCGGGCCCGCTGCCTGGCATCGTCGACCGGCGCTGCGGTTCCTGTTCCCCCGTGCACAACGGCTCCGGTCGGAGGTGCTGATGCAGGCGGCCAACCGGCCGCAGCGGTGCCGGGCCAGGGCGGCTGCGCGCCGGCAGACAGCCACCACATCCCGGCAACCGCCGCGACGATGACGGGAAGGAGCGCCAGCACCAGCGTCCTTCCCGTCCGTCCGGCGGCAGACCCCTCGGCATGTTTCCTGCGCTCTCGGGCGGCGGCTTTCCTCCGCAGTCCGGCGGCGGCCTTCGTTCCGGCCGAGGGCACATGTTCTGCCGCGGAATGGCGTCTTGACCGGCCGAGGGGTGGAGTGCTGGAAGCCGGGGCATAGGACAAGGCGGACCAGCGGCTCGTCGCCATGCGGCGGCGCAGAGCCTGGAGTTTCCGCCGGAGGCCGCCACCCCTCGTTTCGGGGGCAGTGTGCCGCCGCGTCAACAGCTCAGGCAGGACGGTGGGGTGGACGGCGTCGGAAAGGTCCACGGGCTGCGGTTCGGCGCTGCGGTAGACGGCCGTGGCAAGCGCCAGCGCGTCAGGGCGCAGCCGCCGGTCCTCATTCAGCCCTGCTTCCAGCACTGCGGCGAGTTCCTTGGGCACGCCGGGAACCAGGAGGGACAAGGGCGGCCGGTCGGCAGTGCGGCCGGGCGCAACACCTGTCAGGCAGAACCAGCCAAGCGCGGCAGCGGAGTAAACGTCCCGTTCGGGCTGCAGGCCGGCACGGACGGCGTCGATCGGCGACGGATCAAGGAAGCCCAGCGTTCCGGCGGTTCCCGCGCCGCCGGGGTCCCCGAGCATCCGGGCAACGCCGACATCCGACAGCATGGGTTTGCCCTGCCCGGTGAACAGCACATTCCCCGGGGAGACATCCGAATGGGTAAAACCTTTACCGTGCAGATAGCCCAGGGCCTGCGCGATGGGAGTCAGGACGGTGACGGTCTCCCCCACACTGAGCCTGCCACGCGCGGCCACCAGCTGCGCCAGGGAGCCGCCGGCAGCATAGTCCATGGTCAAGGCCTTCCCGCTGCCCGAATCCGCAACCCGCACCGCATCGTGGGCCCTGACCAAATGCTGGTGGTCCAGGACCGACAGGATGCGGATCTCCCGCCGCATCTCCTCCTCGGTAACGGCTGTGCCACCCCGCACCCTGCTGCCGGCTTTGCGGAAGCACTTGAGCGCAACATCCCTTCCGGTCCGCTGTTCCCGGGCCAGCCATACATCCGCGCTGCCGCCCCTGCCCAGCAGCCGGCCGACGTCGTACCCGGGGACATCCGGCACCTGTGCATCATCCATGGAACATGTCTAGCCGAGTTCCGGGCCCGCTGCAGAAGTTATCCACAGCCCTGGCTGCCGCAGTCACAATGGAAGCCGCCGGTGAGCTTGGACACTAAACCGGGCCCGCGTGGCCGCGGGGTCTAAGCTGGATGCCATGACTCTTGAGTTTTCACAGCTGGGTCTTGCCCCCGACCTCGTTGATTACATGGAAGGCTGGGATGCCCAGCGCGAACTCCATGACAAAGTTGTCGCCGGAGTTGCCCCCAGCACAGTCCTGCTTTTGGAGCACGCCGCCGTTTACACGGCAGGCAAGCTGACAGAGGACCATGAGCGCCCGTTTGACGGCACGCCCGTGGTTCCGGTGGACCGCGGCGGCAAGCTCACCTGGCATGGCCCGGGACAGCTGGTGGCCTACCCCATCCTGAGGCTGAAGAACCGCTCCGGCATCCGGGATTACGTGGAGCGCCTGGAAGACATCATGATCACCGTTATGGCGGACCACGGCATCAAGGCCGAACGTATCAAAGGGCGCGCCGGCGTATGGATCAAGGCCGACTCCAAAGGCCCGGACCGCAAGATCGCCGCAATCGGCATCCGCGTGCTGAACGGCGTCACGATGCACGGCGTCGCCATCAACTGCAGCAATGACCTGGCGCCGTACGGGCAGATCATTGCCTGCGGCATCACCGACGCCGGCGTAACCACCATGTCCCTGGAGACAGGGCGGGAGATCCGGCCCGCGGATATTATGGACCGGTTCGTCGCGGAGTTCCGCAAACATGAAGAAGCATTGGTTTCGAGCCCTGAAGGAGCTCTACTGTGACATTGGCACCTGAAGGCCGGAAGATGCTGCGGATCGAGCAGCGCAATGCTGCGGTCCCGGTGGAGCGCAAGCCGGAGTGGATCAAGGCCAAGGTCCAGATGGGCCCGGAGTTCGTGGGCCTGAAGAACCTGGTGAAAAAGGAAGGCCTGCACACCGTCTGTGAAGAGGCCGGCTGCCCGAACATCTTCGAATGCTGGGAAGACAAGGAAGCCACCTTCCTGATCGGCGGCTCTGAATGCACCCGCCGCTGCGACTTCTGCCAGATCGACACCGGTAAACCCTCACCCCTGGACCGGTTCGAACCCACCAAGGTGGCCCGCTCCGTCCAATCCATGCAGCTGCGCTACGCCACCGTCACCGGTGTGGCCCGCGACGACCTCGAAGACGAAGGCGTCTGGCTCTACGCCGAAACCGTCCGCAAGATCCACGAACTGAACCCCGGCACCGGCGTCGAACTGCTCATCCCCGACTTCTCCGGCAACCCCGACCACATCGCCGCGATCTGCGACTCCAAACCCGAGGTCTTCGCGCACAACGTCGAAACCGTGCCAAGGATCTTCAAAAGGATCCGCCCCGCCTTCCGCTACGACCGCTCCCTGGACGTCATCACCCAGGGCCGCAATCACGGCATGGTCACCAAATCCAACCTCATCCTGGGCATGGGCGAAACCCGCGACGAAATTTCCGAAGCCCTCCGCGACCTCCACGAGGCGGGCTGCGACCTGATCACCATTACCCAGTACCTGCGCCCGTCCGAGCGGCACCTGCCCGTGGACCGCTGGGTCAAACCCCAGGAATTCGTCGACCTACAGCACGAAGCCGAAGAAATCGGGTTCCTCGGCGTCATGTCCGGGCCCCTGGTCCGCTCCTCCTACCGCGCCGGCCGCCTCTGGGCCACCGCCATGCGCAAAAAAGGCCGCGACATCCCCGCCGAACTCGCCCACATCGCAGAAGGCATCCAGGACTCCGGCACCACCCGCCAGGAAGCCGCCACCCTCCTGGCAACCCACTCCTGACCCGGGAAATGTAAGGGGGCCAAGGGCCGGACGCCGGAAGTTTGAAGCGTCCGGCCCTTCGGTTTAAGTCACGTAGAATTGAGGCACTATGGCGAAATCCCCTGACTCCAGCAACTCCCCTTCCGCGGGCTCAAGCGCGGTGAAGCGCGGCCTGTTCACGCGCAAGCCCAAGGAAGCAAAGGCCAAGAAGCCCAGCCGGCTCAAGCAGATCGGCGAGGTCTTCACCATGACCCGCCGCCACGATCCCATGGTGCCGTGGCTGATGCTCGCGGTCTTCCTTGGTGTTGTGGCCGTAAGCTTCCTGGTGGGTTTCTGGCTGGACAACTGGATCACCGGCCTGATCATCGGCATTCCGCTCGGCCTGCTGGCCGCCACCTTCATCCTGTCCCGCAGGGCAGAACGGGCCGCGTTTGCCCAGATTGAAAACCAGCCCGGCGCCTCCGGCGCTGCCCTCGGGACCCTCCGTAGGGGCTGGATTACCGAGGAACAGCCTGTGGCTGTGAACCCCCGCACGCAGGATGCCGTGTTCCGTGCCGTTGGTCGTCCCGGCGTCGTCCTTGTCAGCGAAGGCCCCACCCACCGGGTGAAGCCGCTGCTCGATGCCGAGCGCAAGCGCCTGGCGCGGATCCTGCCCAACGTTCCTGTCCACACCATCCAGACGGGGCGCGGCGAGGGCCAGGTGCCGCTGAGCCAGGTGGCCAAGCAGATGGGCAAGATGAAGAACGAACTGACCAAACTGGAAGTCAGCACCGTCTCCAAGCGCATCGCCTCCATGGGCAACAGGCTTCCCATCCCCAAGGGCATCGATCCCTACAAGGCCCGTCCCAACCGCGGGCGTTAGCCACCAGGACGCCCCGGTACCGGCACAGCCGGCCGCCGGGGCGTTTTTTCTTGCCCCAACCCGCCCCGCATTTACCTGTGACAGGAGTCGACCATGCCCCTCCGGACAACCGTGATCCGCATCTTCCGCATCCTCGCTGTGGCCGAAGCGTGCAGCTGGGCTGCGCTGCTGACCGGAATGTACTTCAAATGGGTCGCCCGCACCACGGAACTTGGCGTCGAGATCGCCGGGCCTGTCCACGGTGCGCTGTTCATCGGCTATGGGGCTGCGGCGCTGATGCTGTGGCGCCTGCAGCGGTGGCCGTTCCTGGTGGCTGTATTGGCCGGGCTCTCCGCCGTCTTCCCGTTCGCCACCATCCTGTTCGAGGTGTGGGCCGGCAGGCGCGGTTACCTCGCTGCTGACCGGGGAGCTGAGGCTGCAGCCGACCTGGAACCCAGCCGGGCCTAAGCGGAGAGGGTCCGGCCTGTTGGAGTCGATTGATACAGGGGCGAAGCTGCGGGAGCCGGTGACGGGCATGCAGGGCCGCCGGCGGGTGGTAGCCGTCCTCTCCCTGCTCGGGGCAACGCTGTTCTGGGCCGGCAACTACGTTGTGGGCGCCGGTGCAGTCCAGAGCATCGACCCGCTGAGCCTGGTGTTCCTGCGGTGGGCTCTCGCGTTGGTGCCGCTGCTCGTGATTGCCCAACTGGTGGAGCGGCCGTCCTGGCGCTCCGTGCTGGCCGCGTGGCCGTGGCTGCTCGCCTTGAGCGTCTGCGGCCTGCTCGGCTACAACCTCCTGCTTTACTTTGCTCTGGAGCACACGGACGCCTTTAATGCGTCGCTGATCAATGCGTTTAATCCTGCTCTGATCACGCTGGCCGCCACGGTCTTCCTGCGCGAGAGGCTCACACCGCTGGCGGTGGCGGGCGTCCTGATGGCTCTGGCGGGCGTCCTGATCGTCATCAGCGGAGGGAATGTGGGCCGGCTTATGGCCACGGGATTTGGCACCGGTGAAGTACTGATGGTGGGTGCCATCGTAGTGTGGACGGTGTACACGATCACCGGCCGTCGGGCACCGAAGATCCCGCCCATTACTGCCACGGCGGTCCAGGCAGCGGTGGTCGTGGCCATCCTGGGCCCGGTCCGTTTCGCGACGGGCGGCCTGGCGCTTCCCCCTACGACCACCGCGCTGGCGTCACTGTTGTTTATCGCCGTGTTCCCGTCGGTGCTGTCCTACCTGCTGTGGAACCGCGCCCTGACGGTCCTGCCGGCGGCCGGTGCGGGGGTGTTCCTCAACCTCATCACCGTCTTCACCGCAATCCTGACCGTTCTTGCCGGGCAGGTCCACACGGCGGCCCAACTGGTGGGCGGCGCGGTGGTCATCGCAGGCGTGGCGGTGACCAACGCCCCGGCCTTCCGCCGGCCGCGCCGGTTGAAGGAAGCCGCAGAGGAATAAGCCGGAAACGGACGTTTAGCGCCGGATGAGGAGCGTGTTCATGGCCTTGTCATGCAGGCCGCGCTGGTCCGGGTCGAAGATGACTGCGGGGATGACGAGGCAGAGGAGCACCGCCCTGACGAGGGCCGCGAGCGGGCCAGGAGTGCCGCCGCCGGGCTTGACCACGGCGATGCCCATGACGCGGTGGCCGATGCTGTAGCCGAGGGTTCCCACCAGCAGGATCTGTTCGATGGCGAAGACCGCAAGCGTTGCCCACGAGTCGCCGCCAAAGGCGAAGTTGCTGATGACCAGCGCAATGCCCCAGTCGATCATGATCGCCGCGATCCTCCGCCCCGCCCGGGCAATGGATCCCGGGCCGGATTCCGGCAGGCCCAGCCGTTCGCCCGGGTACTTCGAAATGCCGGAGGTGTCCGGTCCGCTGAGCCAGGAGCCAATGTCTTTGCGATCTACCACTGTCCAAGCTTACCGAGCCTCCCCGCACCAGCCCGCCCACAGTGTGGATGGGACTCGACCACACTGTGGACGGAAGATACCGTGGACATAGCAGGGCATTCTGTAACCTGCCCGAAACAATGCGGACACGGACGGGAAATCCCGTATCCCTAGGCTGTTAGCAGTTTCAAGCAATCCCCCGGCAGGTACACCCAGCAGGGAAACAGTATGTTCTCCCTGCTTTTGGATTGCGCTGGATCAATGGCTTGCACGCCAGATATTTACATATGCGTTAGGAGCATAGATGTTCAAGACTGCGGACGAAGTCCTCAAGTTCATCAAAGACGAAGATGTAAAGTTCGTCGATATCCGCTTCACCGATCTTCCGGGTGTCCAGCAGCACTTCAACGTCCCCGCCAAGAGCGTCGACGCCGATTTCTTCATCAACGGCCAGCTCTTCGACGGTTCCTCCATCCGCGGTTTCCAGGGCATCGCCGAATCCGACATGCAGCTGATCCCTGACGTCACCACCGCGTTCCTGGACACCTTCCGCATGGAGAAGACCCTCGCGCTGAACTTCTCGATCGTCAACCCGCGCACCGGCGACCCCTACCACCGCGACCCCCGCGGCGTGGCCGAGAAGGCAGAGGCCTACCTGGCCTCCACCGGCATCGCGGACACCGCGTTCTTCGCTCCCGAGGCCGAGTTCTTCGTGTTCGACAACGTCCAGTACCAGTCCTCGCCGCAGGGCAGCTTCTACAAGATCGACTCCGAGGAAGCCCACTGGAACACCGGCCGCGAAGAAGAGGGCGGCAACCTGGGCTACAAGACCCCCGTCAAGGGCGGTTACTTCCCGGTCTCCCCCACGGACAAGCAGGCTGACCTGCGTGACGCCATGTGTGTTGCCCTGGACGAAGCCGGCCTTGAAGTTGAGCGCAGCCACCACGAAGTTGGATCCGCCGGCCAGGCCGAGATCAACTACAAGTTCACCACCCTGACCCACGCGGCCGATGACCTGCAGAAGTTCAAGTACGTCATCAAGAACACCGCTGACGCCTGGGGCAAGTCCGTCACCTTCATGCCGAAGCCGGTCTTCGGCGACAACGGCTCGGGCATGCACTGCCACCAGTCGCTGTGGAGCAACGGCGAACCGCTGTTCTACGACGAGAAGGGCTACGCCGGCCTGTCCGACACCGCCCGCTGGTACATCGGCGGCCTGCTGAAGCACGCCGACGCTGTCCTCGCGTTCACCAACCCGACGGTGAACTCCTACCGCCGCCTGGTCAAGGGCTTCGAGGCTCCGGTCAACATGGTGTACTCGCAGGGCAACCGCTCCGCCGGTATCCGCATCCCCATCACGGGCTCCAACCCGAAGGCCAAGCGCATCGAATTCCGCGCGCCGGACCCCTCCTCCAACCCGTACCTGGCGTTCGCTGCCCAGCTGATGGCCGGCATCGACGGCATCCGCAACCGCATCGAGCCCCCGGCTCCGATCGACAAGGACCTTTACGAGCTCCCTGCCGAGGAAGCCAAGGACATCCCCAAGGCTCCGGGCAGCCTGGAGGAGGCCCTTGAGGCCCTGCGCGAGGACAACGAGTTTCTGCAGGCCGGCGGCGTCTTCACCCAGGACCTGATCGACACCTGGATCGAGTACAAGTACGAGAACGAGATCCGCCCGCTGTCCCTGCGCCCGAACCCCTACGAGTTCGAGCTCTACTACGGCGTCTAGCACCAACGCTTCCTGAAGCAGCGAAGGCGGCCACCGGTACACCCGGTGGCCGCCTTTTGCGTTGTCCGGACGGTTAGGCCGCGGACGGAGACCTAAGGTGGGGGCCCGCCTCCAGACGTGCTGAGACCGGGAGCCGGACCCCCTGGCGAATGCCCCCCGAGACGAAGACTGTCCAGCCTTCCCCCCAACAAGGTTGGAGAACACCGCCACCCACATAATCGGGCAAACGCTTACTAAGCGCAATGCCGGCCCGGCGCGTTACGCCCGCACAGCAGGGACGTCAGGTGTGGCGAAGCTGTGGAACATGGTGCGCTGCGGCCCTGCCGGGCCTCCCAGATACGGTCCCGCATCAACGAAGCCGGCACGGCGGTAAGCGGCCTGGCCCGCAGGATTTTCGTCATTGACGGAGAGTACGACGCCGGTCTCGCAGCTTTGGTGCCGGGCGGTAAGTTTCCGGGCTGCCTCCACAGCGGCGGCCGCCGCAAGGGCGCCCAGCCCTTTTCCCTGGTGCCGCCGGTCGATGAGGAAGCCGCGCAGCAGCCAGGCCGACCAGTCGTCGGGCCAGCCGGCCAGGCCGGCCGCTCCTTCCTGAAGGGTCAACAGGCCGACAGCATCGCCGCCGGACTCCACGACATAGGGGTGCCGTAACTCTTCCGCCAGTCCTGCCAGGGCCATGCGCAGCGGGTCGCCCACGAAGCGGTCCTGGCCGGGCAGCAGCGACAGGTCCGCGATCGCACCCAGCTGGATGGCACGGGCACCTTCATCGAGGTCCCGCAGGGATATCAGCCAGACCCAGTCAGTGGCCATAGAAGACGCGTTCAAAAACGGCACGTGCCCGCCGGCTCACCCTCAGGTAGTCCTCCTCCAGCGCGGCTGCATGACCCGGCTCGTAGCCGCACCAGCGCGCCACGGCCTCCAGGTCGCGGCGCGAGGACGGCAGGAGGTCGGAGGCCTTACCGCTCCAAATGACGTTCGCGGACCGGATGCGGCTGGCAAGGCGCCAGGCCTCCGCCAGCAGACCGGCGTCGGCAGCATCCAGCAGGCCAAGCTCCTCGGCGGCTGCGAGGGCCTCCAGGGTGGACGTGGTCCGTAGTTCCGGATGCTTCCCGGCGTGCTGCAGCTGGAGCAGCTGGACCAGCCACTCAACGTCGCTGAGGCCGCCGCGGCCCAGTTTGAGGTGGCGTGCGGGGTCAGCACCGCGCGGCAGCCGCTCGGATTCCACCCGCGCCTTGACGCGCCGGATCTCCCGCACGTCCTGTTCCGCCACTGACTCCGGGTACCGGATGGGATCGATGAGCTTGAGGAAGTCGGCCGCCAGGGTGTCGTCACCTGCCATGGGCCGTGCACGCAGCAGGGCCTGGGCTTCCCAGATCAGGGACCAGCGGCGGTAGTACTCGGCGAAGGAGTCCAAAGAGCGCACCATGGCTCCGTTCTTGCCCTCGGGCCGCAGGTCCGCATCCATCTGCAGGACCCGTTCCGCCATGATGGCCGGTTTCAGCGGCTGGGTGAGCAGGCTGGAGACTTTGGCAACGATCCTGCCGGCCTGTTCCTGTGCCTCCGCGTCGGAGAAGCCGGGAAGGGCGCGGTGCACATACATGACATCGGCGTCCGAGCCGTAGCCGATCTCACGTCCACCCTGGCGGCCCATGGCCACCACCAGGACCGTGGTCTTGAGCGGTCCGTCCGCGGAGACTATGCCTTCGGCCACCCGCAGGGCACCGAGGACGGCGGCCCGGTCCGTGTCCGCCAAAGCGCTGCCCACCTGGTCCTGGTCCAGAA harbors:
- a CDS encoding S41 family peptidase, with amino-acid sequence MTSSSYFRFPHLHGDLVTFVAEDDVWIAPLDGGRAWRVSSLQLPARNPRFTPDGKRLVWTVVQGTAPEVVSAQVDGGGYRQLTYFGHSTTKVRGFTAGGAVVVTSAFRQAESRHTHAYSVPLEGGWAQELPYGPVESVAYGPEVGDERPVVLASVLSREPAWWKRYRGGTAGKLWIDRDGNGEFERLLPDLDGNLTDPLWVDGRIAFLSDHEGYGNLYSVLPDGQDLRRHTDHQDFYVRHAATDGKRVIFESAGELWVLQDLASEAAKLDITLGSASQTRRPALLDAVKHLGAVVPDTTGAASAVETHGTIHWLRHKDGPSRIVEATPGVRGRLPRPLGDGRIAYIADHGGVEALNIRDIAAPVPHTAAQAEAGRGKAGAASRTAVSETPGSPDTDQAAEGTVSLPQPVPASGAAVLAASTAHAPADDEQADVAPQAGAPGAEAQTPAAAAGISVPTPSRASSLEASPDGRWVALGTSFGDVYVMDTGNGDLRQVASIGEGSISELAWSADSRWLAWSEPVTSFGSRSRLRLATVDRLDAEPVDVTDGRFRDASPAFTPDGKFLAFLSNRSFDPVYDGHSFDLSFPSPIKPYLVALTAETPSPFGPSVDPAGAEPDAGADAKPTDADEAGDSAVPAVTVDAEGLAHRVIGVPVPQGNYSSLEAVDGALLWLDSVLAGVTGDGKASQEDKDARPSLVRYDIARRKQATLVDAVDSYRLSGDRSKVVLVADKQVTVVPSDAKADEESGKVVKVDLGRIRVLMDPLSVWGQAFDEAWRLQRDFFWTEDMAGQDWESIHARYRPLVERLGSHDDLVDLLWELHGELGTSHAYVRPAAVTERGSRGQGRLGADLTHTARGWEITRILAGESSDPLATSPLTRPGVGAKAGDVLLAIDGVPLSENVTPAMQLVGAAGRTVELTLLNGPGHGGAEGTQRRVAVVPVKDEERLRYQEWVAGNRRTVREASNGTFGYLHIPDMMANGWAQLHRDLDTETAFDGLIVDVRRNRGGHTSQLVAELIGRKVTGWSMPRGEKPRTYPHHAPRGPVIILADEFAGSDGDIITQVSKLRGIGPVIGTRTWGGVVGIDNRFTLADGTGVTQPRYANWFSGGVGWSVENYGVDPDIEVTYPPHAYAAGRDPQLEYGIGALKEMIQELPTDRPPARSGYRKLLPAPLPARRHDG
- a CDS encoding TIGR01777 family oxidoreductase; translation: MHIVMAGASGLIGTSMSAAFRAAGHSVVTLVRRPPARADEVRWDPVAGVLEPSALAGADAVVNLSGAGIGDRPWTRGRVEELFSSRLGPTRTLVHAMAQMDAPPASFISQSASGYYGDAGNTVLREDAPAGSGTLAQICVEWEQAALAAPASVRVVLPRTGVVFSRSGGALGKLLPLLRLGVGGPFGNGRQFWPWVTLADVSAAFLFLLDSPVSGPVNVTAPEQADVNTIVAALAHALHRPAVLRVPAPVLRTVMPGLGEELLLYSQRMEPAVLASAGFQWQHGSLEDAARWVAAKDGSA
- a CDS encoding serine/threonine-protein kinase produces the protein MDDAQVPDVPGYDVGRLLGRGGSADVWLAREQRTGRDVALKCFRKAGSRVRGGTAVTEEEMRREIRILSVLDHQHLVRAHDAVRVADSGSGKALTMDYAAGGSLAQLVAARGRLSVGETVTVLTPIAQALGYLHGKGFTHSDVSPGNVLFTGQGKPMLSDVGVARMLGDPGGAGTAGTLGFLDPSPIDAVRAGLQPERDVYSAAALGWFCLTGVAPGRTADRPPLSLLVPGVPKELAAVLEAGLNEDRRLRPDALALATAVYRSAEPQPVDLSDAVHPTVLPELLTRRHTAPETRGGGLRRKLQALRRRMATSRWSALSYAPASSTPPLGRSRRHSAAEHVPSAGTKAAAGLRRKAAARERRKHAEGSAAGRTGRTLVLALLPVIVAAVAGMWWLSAGAQPPWPGTAAAGWPPASAPPTGAVVHGGTGTAAPVDDARQRARAADPAVAVQGLASLRDYAFSSGRLELLDDVNVPGSAAAAADERIAAPLRSAGHRLAGFASTLSGVAAEEGATPDLAVVRVVSATSGFRRVDAGNTVLAAGVPSQPQALRLVLVSKDGQWRVSDVLAVP
- the lipB gene encoding lipoyl(octanoyl) transferase LipB; translated protein: MAAGSKLDAMTLEFSQLGLAPDLVDYMEGWDAQRELHDKVVAGVAPSTVLLLEHAAVYTAGKLTEDHERPFDGTPVVPVDRGGKLTWHGPGQLVAYPILRLKNRSGIRDYVERLEDIMITVMADHGIKAERIKGRAGVWIKADSKGPDRKIAAIGIRVLNGVTMHGVAINCSNDLAPYGQIIACGITDAGVTTMSLETGREIRPADIMDRFVAEFRKHEEALVSSPEGALL